In Chloracidobacterium sp., the following are encoded in one genomic region:
- a CDS encoding ribbon-helix-helix protein, CopG family: MGNKDETLHIKIRSDEKDEITETAEYLDIPVSQFIREAAREKIAIVRERAQYAGMDVTKEGVTVVDGNGKILQKPITGAAA; encoded by the coding sequence ATGGGAAATAAAGACGAAACATTACACATAAAAATCCGCAGCGATGAAAAGGACGAGATTACGGAAACGGCCGAGTATCTAGACATTCCTGTTTCTCAATTCATTCGCGAGGCAGCCCGCGAAAAAATTGCGATAGTCAGGGAAAGGGCACAGTACGCCGGTATGGATGTAACCAAAGAAGGCGTGACTGTTGTCGATGGCAACGGCAAAATTCTGCAAAAACCGATAACGGGAGCGGCAGCATGA